One genomic window of Gracilinema caldarium DSM 7334 includes the following:
- the hydF gene encoding [FeFe] hydrogenase H-cluster maturation GTPase HydF: MQDSPQLSTTAPTLQSPLSESASIVVVGLRNAGKSSLINTLFEKDVSIVSPVPGTTTDPVSRKMELPGWGPVAFVDTAGIDDEGDLGRKRLEKTESRLAVAAAYIFVTAGNRPPEPAEEALLNRLHGGGKPLVLAITHADIPINTHKQDWLNSLSTRGIRHVLVDNSTRRGGADLRRSLSALAQQAVFEGGPLDGLVSEGDHLLLVVPIDLAAPKGRLIQPQVETIRNALDKDCRLTIVKERELYETYRSFRERPKLVITDSQVFSKVAADIDPDQRLTSFSILFARKKGELAALVRGLQSLTRFKAGGRVFVMEACSHHRGADDIASVKIPRLFGRLVTPHAHFQTVRQLPEDITPEDLVIHCAGCMMTGAAMQHRLKSLEAKGIPVTNYGLFLAWANGLLPRAIEMLPEFPALWEGVL; this comes from the coding sequence ATGCAAGATAGTCCTCAGCTTTCAACTACAGCCCCGACCCTCCAGAGCCCCCTCTCTGAATCCGCTTCGATTGTGGTGGTGGGATTACGGAATGCAGGAAAGTCAAGTTTGATAAATACCCTCTTCGAAAAGGATGTTTCTATTGTATCTCCCGTTCCGGGAACTACCACAGACCCGGTAAGCCGGAAGATGGAACTGCCCGGCTGGGGCCCCGTCGCCTTTGTGGATACCGCCGGCATCGATGATGAGGGTGATTTGGGCCGGAAGCGGCTCGAAAAAACCGAGTCCCGGCTGGCGGTCGCGGCGGCCTATATCTTTGTGACTGCGGGAAACCGTCCACCGGAACCCGCCGAGGAAGCCCTGCTGAATCGCCTGCATGGTGGAGGTAAACCACTGGTACTTGCCATAACCCACGCCGATATACCCATCAATACTCACAAGCAGGATTGGCTCAATTCCCTTTCCACCAGGGGTATCCGCCATGTCCTCGTGGATAATAGTACACGGCGGGGTGGTGCGGACCTGCGCCGCTCGCTTTCAGCTCTGGCCCAGCAGGCTGTTTTTGAGGGCGGCCCCTTGGATGGCCTTGTATCCGAAGGGGACCACCTGCTCCTGGTGGTTCCCATTGACCTTGCAGCTCCCAAGGGCCGTCTCATCCAGCCCCAGGTAGAAACCATACGGAATGCCCTGGATAAGGATTGCCGCCTCACCATCGTAAAAGAGCGGGAACTCTATGAAACGTACCGGAGCTTCCGGGAACGGCCGAAGCTGGTGATCACCGACAGCCAGGTGTTTTCCAAGGTAGCCGCCGACATCGATCCAGACCAGCGCCTCACCAGTTTTTCCATCCTTTTCGCCCGTAAGAAGGGGGAGCTGGCGGCCCTTGTCCGGGGTCTGCAAAGCTTAACCCGCTTTAAGGCAGGCGGCCGGGTCTTTGTTATGGAGGCCTGTTCCCATCATCGCGGAGCCGATGATATTGCATCGGTTAAGATTCCCCGGCTTTTCGGCCGCCTCGTCACACCACATGCCCATTTTCAAACAGTCCGCCAGCTCCCCGAGGACATCACCCCCGAAGATCTGGTTATCCACTGTGCAGGTTGTATGATGACCGGTGCCGCCATGCAGCACCGGCTGAAAAGCCTGGAAGCGAAGGGAATTCCCGTGACAAACTATGGCCTCTTCCTAGCCTGGGCAAACGGCCTCTTACCCCGGGCAATCGAAATGCTTCCCGAATTTCCTGCCCTCTGGGAGGGGGTTCTGTAA